tcctaaccaaaaagatacaaaagcattcatagatatattagaaggatataatccttcaaactggaacaaatctaatgaaaacatcttgaaaataattgaagaagttccaaataaaatccaagtggtcaagagactctaaagaaaatatacataaaccaacatattccgacaaagaaaatgaataaggtgaatcttgtgaatatcctaattgatgcattaggaaaaagaatgccaaaagcatgcaaactgtgtaaggtttggtatagcatagtcaatccacaaaacctaatcagaaaatgtgctgcatgcaacattccgacccatccacagtgtgctgaggtaatgcaagatttgagaaaagatacaagaattttttgttcaacatgtctatcatggatagacaatgttattaaatcaagattgaatgtacaaatagttgaggatgaagaagaagaggaaagaggaaagaagaagaagaaaaagaagaagaggaaaacggaagagaagtaaacaaaaatgaaatgacagaaaaaaataaggaaaacaaagaacaagataaaagtatggatgcagagatactcattgtagctacatatgaggcaataaagcagcatacctacgaagaataaattacgatatgacaacagaaaagcaaatcccgaagaggctctacccagatctacacaatgacgggaaagaggaaaaaatagacaagaaagacaaaatctgcaaccttttgaaaagagggaattgcagatttggagaaagatgttactacaaacatcctaaggtatgtcaaactatgaaatatatggtaaatgtgcatacttagatggctatggggatgattgcagagatctgcatccaaaaatatgtaaaaacctaaaagaaggaaaaaggatgtaagttcgacaaaaaaatgcaaatatatgcaccctgtgaagccatgaatcataatcaaataaataaccaaccaagtaataaaatccaaataagaaagaaacaaataaagagagaaatcaagaatatcaggtaaaagagaaaagcaaaccaccaatgagatatgcagaggtgtcagcaaaaaaatttcaaagcatcagctccgaaattctactcaagagataataactatttattatgcaagaggatagtacagaaacggagaaaattgcagattcagacacaaatgaataattatgatgaaggaagatcaaatattatggaaaagttggattttttaatgtcagaatttctggaaatgaaaaaaagaacaacataccagaacaggaaagagacatgggaaaatccttattactaccaatattaaatgaaggagaaaacacgcaaaccatcatagtgatgaatgcgcagggtttagttacgagtaactcaaaagaaaaatagagtacttagaagaaactaacccaaaatgaaaagaaaaatagataaatgaatataagtgaaacctggtattccaagagactgggaatgatgatcaaataaaagggttccaaacttatagatcagatagaaaaaataggaatcaagggggaaccgcaatatatgggaaagacaaaaaacaaggaaaaatatatgagaaatatagtaactcagaatgtgaactaatagcggtagaatttgaatctgaaaaaattgatgaacatagtaatatatagacctcctaatactaaagagtttgacttaataattgaaaaattggatgatatatgtagaaatcacaaggactggactattctcctatctggtgacttcaactttcctttcgtagaatggaaagaacgaataggagactgtggttgtacttatacatataaaaaagagagtaatagtagtgcagaagataagaggcaatttgaaaagctattagatatgctactagaatacaacattcaacaaataaatcacctgccaacaagaaaggaaaatactttagacctagtatttgtgaacgagatgaattatgttaaagaaataatagtttataatgcgagtatttcagatcataatgtcatagaattaacagttcattccaaagcaagtgaaaatagagataagcaagaaatgaaaaagtgggaaggatatggaaaatacaacttctacagtaaaaatataaaatggtcagaaaattaatgaagaattaaacaaagattgggataatatttttcgtaagtgatgacataaggtaaatacggagatattatataaaatattggagaaaatagtggataaatatataccgaagaagaaaagtaaacatcattcatgcataccaagagacagaaggatcttgttccagaaaatcagaaagtggaaaaaaggtcttgcaaaagaaaaaatgcatggaaagttatagaactaaaaagtaagatagaaaatgcagaacaaaagattatacaatcaaaagaaaatgaaaaacgggacttggaagaaaaaaccctattaaatatcaagcaaaaccccaactattatactcatatgcgaagaagatgaataaaagaagaatagaaataggccctctgagaattgaagggagattaacgatgaaaaaaggaaatttgcaacatactggcagaacgatatagagagaattcacccctagaatagataatgaagataatgatatagaagtaagggacgaaaatagtgaatatttagctgacatagaaattaatgaagctgatattgtgcaggcaattaatgaaattaaaaatggagctgctgcatggccggatggagtccctgctattttgttaaagaaagtagttcattctatcgcaaagccacttgcaatattattaagacaaagtgtagatacaggcaagatttatgatgagcacaaattagcatatatcacccctactttcaaaagtggatcaagactagaggcaagtaattataggcctgtgagtctaacatcacatattatgaaagtgtatgaaagggtaatgaagaaaaatattatgaaacatttaataaaaaataatttgtttaatataggacaacactgTTTCGttcccggaaaaagtacacaaacccaactgttagtccaccgtgagaacatattcaaaaatatgaaaagcggaaatgaaacagatatggtttatctagactttgcaaaagcttttgacaaagtagaccataatatattagcaaagaaaatgagaaaacacaatatcgtagataaagtaggaagatggttaaaagaatttttacacaacagaaaacagatagttattgcaaacgatgagaaatcggatgaaaccaaggtaatatccggtgtgccacaaggtacggtgctagctgcaatattgtttgttattatgattgaagacatagacagtaatgttaaggattcggtagtgagtagtttcgctgatgacacaagaataagtagagaaattacttgtgatgaagataggaacgctctacaaagagaccttaacaaagtatatgattgggcagaggtaaataggatggtatttaactctgataaatttgaatcaataaattatggagacagagaaggaaagctatatgcatataggggacctaataatgagacaatcacaaataaggaagcagttaaagaccttggtgtgatgatgaataggaacatgttatgcaatgatcaaatagccattctgttggcaaaatgtaaagcaaaaatgggaatgttgttacggcacttcaaaacaagaaaagctgaacacatgattatgctttataaaacatatgttcgtagtccacttgaatattgcaatatgatatggtacccacactatcaaaaggatattgcacaaatagagagtgtacaaaggtcctttacagctagaatagaagaagttaaggacctagactactgggaaagactacaatccttaaaattatatagtctagaaaggagaagagaacgctacatgataattcaggcatggaaacagatagaaggaataacagaaaatatcatggaactaaaaatatcagaaagagcaagcagaggtagattaatagtgcccaaaactataccaggaaaaataaggaaagcacacagaacattaatccactacgcaccagcatcgataatgcagcgtctattcaatgcgttgccagctcatctgaggaatatatcaggagtgagcgtagatgtgtttaagaataagctcgacaaatatctaaactgcatcccagaccatccaagattggaagatgcaaaatataccggaagatgtactagcaactctctggtaaacattagaggcgcctcacactgagggacctggggcaacccgaacgaaatgtaaggtctgtaaggtaagggatCAGACTTCCGGTCTCCCTGGTTCTCTACGGGATCAGACTTCCGTTCTCCCTGGTTCTCTTCAGGATCAGACTTCCGGTCTCCCTGGTTCTCTTCGGGATCAGACTTCCAGTCTCCTGGGTTCTCTTCAGGATCAGACTTCCGGTCTCCCTGGTTCTCTTCAGGATCAGACTTCCGGTCTCCTGGGTTCTCTTCTGGATCAGACTTCCGGTCTCCCTGGTTCTCTTCGTGATCAGACTTCCGGTCTCCTGGGTTCTCTTCAGGATCAGACTTCCGAACTCCCTGGTTCTCTTCAGGATCAGACTTCCGGTCTCCTGGGTTCTCTTTGGGATCAGACTTCCGGTCTCCCAGGTTCTCTTCGGGATCAGACTTCCGGTCTCCTGGGTTCTCTTTGGGATCAGACTTCCGGTCTCCCTGGTTATCTTCGGGATCAGACTTCCGGTCTCCCTGGTTCTCTTCGGGATCAGACTTCCGGTCTCCTGGGTTCTCTTCAGGATCAGACTTCCGGTCTCCCTGGTTCTCTTCGGGATCAGACTTCCGGTCTCCCAGGTTCTCTTTGGGATCAGACTTCCGGTCTCCCTGGTTCTCTTCGGGATCACATTTCCGGTCTCCCAGGTTCTCTTCAGGATCAGACTTCCGGTCTCCCTGGTTCTCTTCAGGATCAGATTTCCGGTCTCCCTGGTTCTCTTCGGGATCAGACTTCCGGTCTCCCAGGTTCTCTTTGGGATCAGACTTCCGGTCTCCTGGGTTCTCTTCAGGATCAGACTTCCGGTCTCCCTGGTTCTCTTCAGATAAGACTTCCGGTCTCCCTGGTTCTCTTCAGGATCAGACTTCCGGTCTCCCTGGTTCTCCTGGGTTCTCCCTGGTTCTCTTCGCGATCAGACTTCCGGTCTCAATGGTACTCTTCAGGATCAGACTTCCGGTCTCCCTGGTTCTCTTCGGGATCAGACTTCCGGTCTCCCTGGTTCTCTTCAGGATCAGACTTCCGGTCTCCCTGGTTCTCTTCGGGATCAGACTTCCGGTCTCCCTGGTTCTCTTCGGGATCAGACTTCCGGTCTCCCTGGTTCTCTTCGGGATCAGACTTCCGGTCTCCCTGGTTCTCTTCGGGATCAGACTTCCGGTCTCCCAGCTTCTCTTCTGGATCAGACTTCCAATCTCCCAGGTTCTCTTCTGGATCAGACTTCCGGTCTCCCAGGTTCTCTTCGGGATCAGACTTCCGGTCTCCTGGGTTCTCTTCTTGATCAGACTTCCGGTCTCCTGGGTTCTCTTCTGGATCAGACTTCCGGTCTCCCAGGTTCTCTTCAGGATCAGACTTCCGGTCTCCTGGGTTCTCATCTGGATCAGACTTCCGGTCTCCTGGGTTCTCTTCAGGATCAGGACTCGGTCTTCCGGTCCTCAGGATTCAGGACTTCCGGTCTCCAGGTTAGGTCTTCTCGGAGGATCACTTCCGGTCAGGTTTCTCTTCTGGTATTCAGGTTACTATGGCGGTCTGGTTCTCTTCTGGATTCAGACTTCCGGCGGTCTCCCAGGTCTCTCAAGGATAGATTCGTCTCCCCTAGGATCTTCCTCAGGATTCAGCACTCCGGTCTCCCAGGTTCTCTTCGGATCCTTCGGAGGTCTCAGACTTCCGGTCTTCCAGGTTCTCTTCAGGATCAGACTTCCGTCTCCCTTAGGTTCCTCTCAGGATCAGACTTCCGGTTCGTCCAGTTCTCTCTGGATCAGACTTCCGGTCTCCTGGGTACTCTTCTGGATCAGACTTCCGGTCTCCTGGGTTCTCTTCAGGATCAGACTTCCGGTCTCCTGGGTTCTCTTCTGGATCAGACTTCCGGTCTCACGGGTTCTCTTCAGGATCAGACTTTAGGTCTCCTGGGTTCTCTTTTGGATCAGACTTCTGGTCTCCTGGGTTCTCTTCTGGATCAGACTTCCGGTCTCCTGGGTTCTCTTCAGGATCAGACTTCCGGTCTCCTGGGTTCTCTTCTGGATCAGACTTCCGGTCTCCTGGGTTCTCTTCAGGATCAGACTTCCGGTCTCCTGGGTTCTCTTCTGGATCAGACTTCCGGTCTCCTGGGTTCTCTTCTGGATCAGACTTCCTGTCTCCTGGGTTCTCTTCAGGATCAGACTTCCGGTCTCCCAGGTTCTCTTCTGGATCAGACTTCCGGTCTCCTGGGTTCTCTTCGGGATCAGACTTCCAGTCTCCCGGGTTCTCTTCGGGATCAGACATCCGGTCTCCTGGGTTCTCTTCGGGATCAGACTTCCAGTCTCCATGGTTCTCTTTGGGATCAGACTTCCAGTCTCCCGGGTTCTCTTCGGGATCAGACTTCCAGTTTCCCGGTTCTCTTCGGGATCAGACTTCCAGTCTCCTGGGTTCTCTTCGGGATCAGACTTCCAGTCTCCCGGTTCTCTTCGGGATCAGACTTCCAGTCCCCTGGGTTCTCTTCGGGATCAGACTTCCAGTCTCCTGGGTTCTCTTCGGGATCAGACTTCTAGTCTCCCGTTCGGTTTCTCGGGGGGTCGGGGGGGATCAGACTTCCAGTCTCCTGGGTTCTCTTCGGGATCAGACTTTCAGTCTCCTGGGTTCTCTTTGGGATCAGACTTCCAGTCTCCCGGTTCTCTTCGGGATCAGACTTCCAGTCTCCTGGGTTCTCTTCGGGATCAGACTTCAGGTCTCCTGGGTTCTCTTCGGGATCAGACTTCCAGTTCTCCTGGTTTCTCTTCGGGATCAGACTTCCAGTCTCCTGGGTTCTCTTGGGATCAGACTTCCAGTCTCCTGGGTTTTCTTCGGGATCAGACTTCCAGTCTCCTGGGTTCTCTTCGGGATCAGACTTCCAGTCTCCTGGGTTCTCTTCGGGATCAGACTTCCAGTCTCCTGGGTTCTCTTCGGGATCAGACTTCCAGTCTCCCGGGTTCTCTTCGGGATCAGACTTCCGGTCTTCCAGGTTCTCTTCAGGATCAGACTTCCGGTCTCCATGGTTCTCTTCGGGATCAGACATCAGACTTCCGGTCTCCCAGGTTCTCTTCGGGATCAGACTTCCGGTCTTCCGGGTTCTCTTCGGGATCAGACTTCCGGTCTCCCAGGTTCTCTTCGGGATCAGACTTCTGGTCTCCCAGGTTCTCTTCGGGATCAGACTTCCGGTCTCCCAGGTTCTCTTCGGGATCAGACTTCCGGTCTCCCAGGTTCTCTTCGGGATCAGACTTCCGGTCTCCCAGGTTCTCTTCGGGATCAGACTTCCGGTCTCCCAGGTTCTCTTCTGATTCAGATTTCCTGTCTCCCAGGTTCTCTTCGGGATCAGACTTCCGGTCTCCATGGTTCTCTTCGGGATCAGACTTCCGGTCTCCCGGGTTCTCTTCGGGATCAGACTTCCTGGTCTCCATGGTTCTCTTCGGGATCAGACTTCCGGTCTCCCAGGTTCTCTTCTGGATCAGATTTCCTGTCTCCCAGGTTCTCTTCGGGATCAGACTTCCGGTCTCCCGGGTTCTCTTCGGGATCAGACTTCCGGTCTCCCGGGTTCTCTTCGGGATCAGACTTCTGGTCTCCATGGTTCTCTTCGGGATCAGACTTCCGGTCTCCATGGTTCTCTTCGGGATCAGACTTCCGGTCTCCCAGGTTCTCTTCGGGATCAGACTTCCGGTCTCCCAGGTTCTCTTCGGGATCAGACTTCCGGTCTCCATGGTTCTCTTCGGGATCAGACTTCCGGTCTCCATGGTTCTCTTCGGGATCAGACTTCCGGTCTCCCAGGTTTCTCTTCATCTTTTGACTCCCGGGTTCTCCCACGGTTTCCCTCTTCCGGTTGGGATCAGACTTCCGGTCTCCATGGTTCTCTTCGGGATCAGACTTTCCGGTCTCCATGGTTCTCTTCGGGATACAACTTCCGTTCTCCATGTTCTCTTCGGGATCAGACTTCCGGTCTCCATGGTTTCTCTTCGGGATCAA
This is a stretch of genomic DNA from Macrobrachium nipponense isolate FS-2020 chromosome 38, ASM1510439v2, whole genome shotgun sequence. It encodes these proteins:
- the LOC135209836 gene encoding chromosome alignment-maintaining phosphoprotein 1-like; amino-acid sequence: METGSLIPKRTWETGNLNQKRTWETGSLIPKRTWETGSLIPKRTWETGSLIPKRTWETGSLIPKRTWETRSLIPKRTWETGSLIPKRTRKTGSLIPKRTWETGSLMSDPEENHGDRKSDPEENLEDRKSDPEENPGDWKSDPEENPGDWKSDPEENPGDWKSDPEENPGDWKSDPEENPGDWKSDPKRTQETGSLIPKRNQENWKSDPEENPGDLKSDPEENPGDWKSDPEENRETGSLIPKRTQETESLIPKRTQETGSLIPPDPPRNRTGD